ACAAAACTGATTTGTAATGTTGACTATAAACTTTCTGTGCATACAACACAGCACAATCTCAACAGGATGGGTTTTTCAGTACGTTATCAAGTTGTTTCGCGTCGTATTTAATTCCAATAACGGCACCATCAATGAAAAGTGACAGTGGGTCTCATCAGAAAGTCCACAGGCCAATACCTCCACACTAAATGACATTGAAAACAGACCGCCCGGTTTATTTGCTAACGATTGACAAGTCGATAAATCAATTTATTGCAGCTCTAACGCGGGGATTATTTACTGCGCCTGTGATCTTGGATTACCGCACAAGATCGTAATTCGTATTTACAAACAAATTAGCGTTATGTAACCCCGCATCACGGTTGCggatcacttaaaaaaaaaccttaacgcGTAGACTCCcaacatatatattaaaaaaagacgTGATTAATCAATTGTGtagtatgttttattattatattgtatttcacGATTTCTGTGTGAACCTGTGTTAACACCAGCAGGTGCTAACagggttagcttgttagctgccGTTCCCTCGCTTGCAGTCTTTCCCCACTGACAGCTGGCTAgatagctaacatgctaacttagTCCATTTCCAAAACTAGCAGCCAAAACATGATTTAAAACTATAGTCCCATACGTTGTTGGTAGTTTATATGAATTGGAAGCTGTTCGTTTCAAATatgttatgattaaaaaaaaaagaagcttacCAGAGGTTGCCTTGTTTGCCCAAACCGTACAAGCGATTGAAagggaaacagaaaaaaaaacacaccaggaaGTACGATCTTGGGAAATTAACCAAACTTCCGTTTTAAAGCGTGACCACTTCTGGTGTTCTCGACCCCACGCTCACGCGTTTTTTTCTTGGGGGGGGATATAGTTAATCCAATATTGTGGTTTAAATTAAGCCTAAAGATGCGACCACTAACTGAGGAAGAGACGAAAACATTATTTGAGAAGTTGTCCAAATAGTAAGTCAAGTTGGGAGGACATACTGACGCATGTTGtacttgttgttagcatgctatgctagcaAATGCATGTGATCTCTCAACGTGTATTTCTCTTGACAACAGCATTGGTGAAAACATTAAGCTCCTTGTGGACAGACCGGACGGCACATTCTGCTTCAGGCTTCATAATGATCGCGTATATTACATGAGGTATTTTATTACCAACACATTGACGTTTTATTTTgtccatgattttttttaacatgattccCTGTCTTGTGTCTGCAGCGAGAGGATCCTTAAACTATCCACAAATATTTCCCGGGCAAAACTGGTGTCAGTAGGAACTTGTTTTGGGAAGTTTACAAAAGCAAAGAAGTTTCGGCTACACATCACCGCTTTGGATTTTCTGGCACCTTATGCAAAGGTGACTTTGTGCATCCACTGCTATTGTTATGTTTACTTGATTCTGTTTATCATTGGAAAATATATTAGTTTGTGTAGGAGTAATGTGGGCAGTGAGTGTTTACAGTCATATCAATGTAAGCCTCTGCAGTCATAAGTCATGAATTAGAATATAATCTGTATGTTAATCCTTGTCAAAGATGTTGCATATGATAGGTAAAAAtcctattcaaagatcctctatatgacagctgtattgtttttaatgaaaatcttaaaggagggattactgtacctgTCTATTAGTGATTCTCTATTAGTGGCTCATGACCCAAAAGCGGGAACGCTGTACCACAGGAGCCCCCTGCCATTTGCAAGGGcctactacaaaaacactagttGCTCCAAAGTTTTGAAGTGAACTTGCAGACTGATGTGGTGTCATTCACAGGCCAGACCACCAATTGAATAGCCATAATATACAATACTATTTCCCGatgcttatttatttgttcacatCTTTGTGAAGTTCAAGGTGTGGGTGAAACCCGGAGCAGAGCAGTCTTTCCTCTACGGGAACCACATCCTGAAATCCGGCTTGGGGAGGATCACAGAGAACACAATGCAGTACCAGGGCGTGGTGGTCTACTCCATGGCGGATGTGCCTCTGGTAGGTTGGCATGAGCAGTCGTGTTGCCATGTGCATTATGTAATGTGTATGCGGACATCAATTGGGAGTTATtgtgatgttttattttcagGGTTTTGGGGTGGCAGCCAAGACTACGCAGGAGTGTAGACGAGTGGACCCCATGTCGATTGTTGTGTTCCACCAGGCTGATGTGGGAGAGTTCATTCGGAATGAAGACACTTTAACTTAAATCCAGATTAATTCAAATCACTGGATCTTCGCTTCACTCAGTGCAGCTGCTGTTTTGATGGTTGCTACATTGCCCTGTTCAAAGgcaggatttttttgttttccataccTGACATTCTTTGTAATAAACCATTGTGTTCatatatttgatttttaaaacaaGCTTACAAAATTAACCCTGAACATTTGAGGTACagtataaatactgtattaggCATTTCTGTCACAATAAAtctaaatacaaacaaattCAACAATTTTGCCATCCTTTGTGTATTGACTCATGTCATGCATGTTTTCTTCCACTCTActaaacaggctggatgacaagagtgttCACTCTGTCTCAACTCCTGGGTGCATTGGCGCTATAGCGAAATGAACagtgagtgaaccctcctgtcagtcattcagtctttGGCCCAGTGAGGGGAGGTGGGGCGCTAGCAAGTGCACACACAGACTGTAGTAAGCCGTAACAAGGAAATGCAAATCCCAGCAACAGTGCAGGTACTTCAAGGGTCATGATGTGCCTACTACAGTGATTTGAAGCCATAGTCAtgtgaaaatatactgtaacattcaataaacaggggaaaccgaAATTCTTACTAAATGTGgataaaaaaattatgtcaaTGCCCATTTGCACACTGATGTAAAGGTTTGTGACAAAGGCGAATAAACAGAACTTAAGTTTCAGCTGctgtgattcccaaagtgtaaCACCACAACACATTTTGCTGCATCTCAAACAAGTATTTTGACCAAAGTCCAACTAACGTTACACCTCAAACTGTATACTCCACACAGTGTTGCTAAAAGTTTAGCTAGGATGTCTACATTGACACACAATGATTATGtctgggtgttttttttgtagctatTCAGACAACAAAAGTGACACAgattaataaaatgaataaaaaatattgttaccTTTATTTTTGCTAAAAGATACAATTTTCATTGGCAGGCCTTGTCTTGGTTAGTTTACGGTATGTTTCAATAGCTCTTAGACATCCTaattacaatgttaaatacACTTAACAAAATAGTTCAGTGCTTTTGATATGGTTTACTTGCATTATTATGCCACATATAATCATTACATTGATGACAAAATGGTCTcaatataatgacaataatattgtttatatcaTGACAGGACTGTACTGTAAACACATCTAGCCTCTGCAGAAGCAAagattaagttaaaaaaaaagttgaatgtTTCAAAacgtaaaataaaaagaaaacattgaaaATGAGCAGTTCATTGTGCGCGCCGACAAGAGCAAACACTGATTCCTCCAAGAAAAGAGGgtcaaataaaataagcaaaacaaaTTCAATGCgtgatacatacagtaaatgagCACAAAGTTAATGAGCTGTTGGGAGGTGGTACACTGGaatccaaatattttaaaaagcactCACACCATGTTTAACTTCTTCATTGTTCTCCAGCGGTCCTTAAGGTGAACGTTTGTCCTGTCACTGAATGAGTAATAAGACTTTATCTTGCTCCAGTTGCCTTCTCCAAACTTCTTTACTCCTTCCTTCAGTTTCTGTGTTTCCTCTTCCGTCCATTTCTACAACAATAagggaatgtttttatttttttaatgtactgcAATAGCTGTGAAACGGACATAGGATgtggggtaggattaaataagctttgcttacCCTCTTCTTTTGTCCCAAAGATGAGCTTTTGTCGGGTGATTCTAGgagtaaagaaaaacaaaacacaaaattgaCAAAACACTTTCACAAACACGTAAAGTCAAACGGTCAAGTAAAAATACCGTTGCTAAGGTCATCTTCATAAGTCCACACGACCTTACTCTCCTTGGCTTTGCTATACAAGTTGTTCCTGCAGAGAAAAGAGGTTTGCTGTTACTCCCTCCGAATGACACTCTCCGTGTGGGAAGCTGCATAAGcatacataaaatgttatttgcTAAAGGCGACTTGGTCATCACCACCAACCATTTTGAGTAAGAAGACCCGGTGTCCTTGGCCTCCCTGTTGTTAGGAGTAGAACTTTGCTGAGGGCTGTCACTGGCAGGGGGTGAACTGTCTAGCGTGTCTGTGATCAAGACTTCATCCGTATTTCTTGTTCCTGTATTTCTTTGCACGTGTTTCTGAAGATGATGGGCAGGTTTTTTGGGAGTAGTTGTGTTGTAGTTAACTGGAGAGTCCTGCACCACATCTTCACTGTTTAGTGACAATTCATCTGAGTCACTTGGCGTGGACCTTCTGCAGAAATACAGTAGAATTAAGGCAAGTGAGAAATTAATTTAACAAGGCAAGATGACCGTGGTCTTTTTTCCACTCTTATTTTATGCATTTGGGGTATAGGTTAGGAGTAGGAGTGTGACTCATTAAAGGAGGAGAacacatttctgaaaatatGACCAACAGGAACAAACCTACAGTTAGTAACTTGCACACATTTCTACTTGtctattatttcttattatttcgtCTATTATTTCTTAGGTTTTGGCTTGTGTTGGGAGTTTTTGTCAACATTCTGAAATGCTATAAGGTTAGAGACCCAGTAAGTAAGCTCCAAGTGAGATATATCAGACTTCCAAGTTGTCTTCAATGcaggagatttaaaaaaaaaaaagtagattaAATCAGAAATGGAACGTtgagagaaaagaaagaaaaaagtttgcTCTAAAATAATTTACACTTACTTGTTAGGTGAAGTTTGGTGGTGATGATTTTCTTGAGGTACTTGCTTGTTTGCTGCGGCATTAGATTGTTCCTCACTTTGTGCAGACTCTGCAGCCATACTGGCAGAAAATCTGCAAGGTAAAATGTTACTGTTGAGTATACACTGATGATCACTGTCAGTTAGTGCTATGTTCTCTATTATGCCATAATGTATAGTCATACTTCTTCAGACAGCAAACTAGACCTCAACACGGCCAACAGTTCTACACAATCAACCAAACTCCCTTTACTTCATGTAGGTAACAAGACCATAACACGATGTGTGCACCTTACctctttttaaaagtatttgtgGCTCGTCTGTGTCGCTTTGTGGTGACAACGTCCTCATCTGCTTTGTGCCCAGTCTCTGACTCTCTTGGCTCTTCCACTGTGACTGGAACCTCTTGCTCCTCAGAAGCTGTGAGCAACAGGGTTGGTTGACTGTCCGGCTCAATCACAAATTTTGACACAGTGTAAAGCTGCCGTTTCTTCCTTGTGGTGGTGACTTGTGGTGAACCTGTCTTTGACTGAGGAGGGGCATCAGTCTGAGTATGTGGGCCCGCCAGGGCAGCCTCCACGGGGCTGCCAGAATGTCTCTGAAACAGCTCGTCGTGCTCAGAGTCTTTACTTGTATCCACCTTGTCAGAAGCCAGACACTTTGTTTCAGACATCTCGTTTTCCACTATATCCTCCAGTTGAGAAAAAGCAATTGCAAGTCCACATTTAGCCAAAGTCTGGTAGGCCAACGCCAATCTGCTCTTCTGGATAAGGGAATGGTCACTAGATGGAACAGgaaaagcaaataaatacaatgtagatttaaaaaaagaaaaaaaacgtagGTGATTATCACCTGAGCAAGTTGCTTTTATTTGGCTGAGTTGTAGTAGGCGAAACGTCCGGTTCATCTATCGCCATACTGTCATCACCCTGCCTTTCACGCTCTTCGATAAGCCGCTTTGCAGCCTGGTATTTTGTAAGGACAAAAACAAATGCCAAAAAATCAAGACGACAAGTGAGTGCTTAGTTATTAGACAGaagttattttgtgttttctctCATACAATGCAAAAGTATCTGAACAGCGAGGGTTCCTTTTAACTGATAGACTCATAGAGGACAAAAAGGATCACTGCTGCTTACTACACCTACCTTGTGAAAAAAAGGAACAGTGAATGTGAAGAGATTCAGGGAAAAAGTCAACACTTCATTCTTTAATTCTCTCAGGTCCATTTCTTCAATGACTTTATGCTTGTTGCTTCTCCGACTGATGAGATCCATGAATAAAGTTTTctatgtgacaaaaacaaagttcAATGCGAATGTTTTTCAGAACTTCCCAATTGTAAGAACACATGCTAGTACGTGGCTTTGTCTTCTCTATTAAAACAGGTGCAgggtaaatatatgtacatgtacgtgTACAGAATATACTTAAAAACCTAGTGGCAAAATTTAAATTCAAGTGAATTTTCAAGTTTTCAGTTGGGAGAACTCAGAACTGACCTTTGCATCCGCTGATTTGCTAAAATGTTTGTTAAGCACCTCCTTTGCTTTGCCAAACTGTCTGTTCTTAATGAAAACCTTCACCATCTGCagacagagagaaaaaaataaccatTATAACTTTGATCATCTTTGCATACTTTTAGCTTTATAAAGCACCATTCTCAACCTCAAGGGGTGTTAAAAGGGATTGTATGTCGCCAGTTCCCCAGCTGCCTACAGGGTAACATATCTCGCCGGTGTGAGTACACCGACGTAACACGTGCGGGTATGTTATCAACTAATGATGGCAATTAGCTAATCATTGAATGTATAGCCCATGGCTGCAACATGACTTGTTAATCACCTTTCTGAGACTGCTTTTATGCGAATATGTGCCCCCTacttatgtagtattttaacTCCTTGTGAGGGCAACCAGGTAGCTACTAGCTAGAAGTGTCAACTCCTGTGATGCTGGGAAAATCTGTTAAATATTGTGAAAAGTCTTTCTTCTCCATAGTTTATGGACTGCTATGTATCATTGCCAATCAGcattaaaacacatttcatCCAACCTCTGTCAAAGTGTCAAACTTGTGCCATGGAGGGCCgggacactgcaggttttctttcttgAGGGATGGAGCTcctcaattaaatcacctgcagGAAGAACTAGTAAAAAACCTACAGTATCTCGGATGTTCATGGCAGGAGTTAAACACTCCACTGCACTGCCTGCATGATCTGTGCTTTTGTCAAGTGCACATAACATATGTTCCAAACCGTGCATCCTATAGGAAAGGCACCTACCATCTCCTTAACTGACGCGCAAACGCTTTCCAAGTCCTCTGGTGGGACATCACTCCTCTCGCTCATATTTCCAAGCAGGCTCAGGGCTGACTCCAGTGGCGTCATTGAGCTATCGGTTTCAAACACCAGATCTGAAAAAGACAGACACAAAAATGCTGTAGTACAGATTCATGGCGGTGCTTCCAATTTAAAAGAACAGATGGCAACCTCACCAAGGTTTTCGCCCTCATTAATCCGGGAGAGTAACTGTAATACGAGAATTTTTGCATGAATGACATCGTTGGATGACAGAGGACGGCGCAAAATACCTGCACAGTGTTAGAAAAAGAATCATGAATGTTCAACTGAAAAATGTAACAGGAAGCCGATTGAGCGACAGTAATAGTCTTAACACACAGGCGTTCTAAATGAACACCACCCGGAATCAGATGGGAAGAGTATTGTGGTAACAATACTGTAACAGCATTtgcgaaaaataaacatatttgaaaaatgagTCACTATGCTTTTTTGTTTGAAGTCGTGCCATTAAATTAGACACAAAACCAAGTCTCAACTTTAGCAACACACCCACCAGGACACACTTGACGTGTACGTTTTGTATACGTTTTCTCTTAAAACAGCGgacaagtaaataaataataataagtaaataagcaACGGCATGCTAAATGTGTGTCACAGTTTACAACAAACAAGTCAGACCCCAGGCTGGCGAGCTCATCAAATTGTGGTTTGGCTGACATACTCATTGAGGACGTCGGTTACTTACTTTCAAGAACATCTCTAATTTCACAAAAGCCCTCGTATTGGTCTGTTTTAAATAGCTCAAACGCCAAAGAAAAGTAATAGTCGAAAGTCCAACGGTTAACGATGGATTCGGTGTCTGTACTGTGGTTGACGCCGACGTTCTCATCCGCCATATTGTTATGTGTCGTTTCATAGCCGGAGCGGgaaaagcttttttgcctttgtatCCCCAGACGACGATTTCTTAGGTCATACTAAAGTGGTTTAAACCGCAATATTACAACAAAGAGTAGGATTATTCGTCAACATATATTCTTAAATACATTGGTGTATTCAAGTTCCATACAATTGTCGGGATTCAGGTAAAGTTGCAAACACTGTCAGTACTACGGGATGCCTTAAAGACAAAAGTCAGGGTTGCATCGACAGTGGGAATGTGGCTAACTGTGGAGCGCCCCCACTGACCTGGAGAGCCAAGCTCACTGCTTCCTTCATAATAACGTAAGTATAATAATGAACGTGTTCAATGAGAATAAAAGTAAACACTTGGATTTAATTTACACCCACGACAATTTCAGTCTCCAGTGAACCAGAATGTGTTTGaactgtgggaggaagccagcaAAACATTATCCATTTAGTCCTTCATCTGTGAAACTACAGCGACATTTTCCTGATAAATATCACATAAAACCTGGAAAAGAAACTCACAGCTCATTGGAggtagttttaatttaattaggtttattatttaaaatgacaacatgacacgtatagtatttaaaaaacatgaaacaaaacaaacggtTCCATTTATACAATGATCATAATAACCTTTATACTCTGTAATAAAAGCTGCAAGACTTGATCACACGGGACAGTCTCTCAGAAAGAGAAAACTCTTCTCGGTGCGGTTGACAGCATCACCACACAACCCGTTGATATCATGATGTAATGCAGGGATTTAAAATACAATCAGATATACAAAACATGCCTCATAGCTGTTAACCCCGTTTCCTGAAACCCAGGAATCATGATTTTATTAGTTTACAGCAATGTCCTATTCTTTACAGCCATTTGTTGATTATGAACTCTCTTCTTGACCTTTAATGAATCGTCTCTCTATAGATAGAAGATATGGAATAAAGCACATCCTAGCAGTAAACTCCACTTCTGTTCCTATTCACATCACCCGTCTTGCCACACTCTTCATCAATACACTGGTCTTGTTTGAATGAATTTCCTGAATGAGGATGTTAAGATTTCATTAATCAGCAACAAGAGGGGCTGCAAATTTTTGCCTGCCCGACAGAgtaagaagaggaaaaaaaccaCAAGGACTGCATTAATAAAACTCTCCTGGAAACTGTTTAGAAACAGTGTCAACTTGTTTTACATTCATCACATTAGTATACCTGTATACCAACCTTTCATCGTGTAAACACTGAGGAAGAAATAGTCCCTTCCCTGACAACCACAGATGAGAACAAAAACCAGTACACCATCCAACGCATAGAGGGAAAAGTGACAATGCTTGATCATTAAATCTGAACTCCGGGTCTATATATCTATTAATGCCACATTCatccagtgtaaaaaaaaaaagccctatTAGCTAATCACAACATGACACCATGTGGAAATGATGGCTAATGGATGGATTGACTGGATGTTGATAAAAGGCATTATGTGTTCTCAAAACATTGTGAAGGTCTGCTTGTTACAGGCTTAAGTGGTAGAAAAAGCCACCACCAAAGTCCAATGCAAAATCTGTAATTCACCAGCTTAGAATGAGCATAAAGTTCAAGCACAAAAGGATGTTGTGCTTGTGTCATGATAGCCAAGCAGCATGCAAAGCCACTGCAGGGTCTAAAAACTTACTGCAGGCAGCTTGTCAAGCCCAAATGGTCTACAAAAGTAACCTCCAAGACTGAGCCACCAAAGCAGGCAAGGATACTCAAGAGATTCATTTATCTACAATGAGTCATGGGTAGGCCGTACGGtggggagtggttagcaagttggccacacagtcaagagatcgggaagacctgggttcgattctcggTTAGTtcgcatgttctgcccgtgcgtgtgtgggtactccggtttcctcccgcaggttgccgactccaaattgtataagtatgaatgtgtgtgcgaATGattgtgccctgcgattggcccgcccaaagtcagctgggataggctccagcctaatgagaaaaagcggcatagaaaatggatggatggagtcatAGGTAGATTGCTTGCTGCAACAGCTATTCATAAAAAAGAACATGTTTTGTACTGGCTGAAAAAGAGTGAAGCCAGGAATAGGGTAATATTGATAATGCAGGAGATGAAAACATTGCAAAAGCCACTCAGCGCTGCACAGAAGAAAGAAGCTTGTTGTTCACAGTCTCATCAGCCTGGCGCGGCCGACTGATTGCAGTGTTACACATGCAAATCAAAGCAGCACATGTCCTCTGTCTGCTGTGCTAGACTCAAGTGTTGCAGAAGTAGTGTGCGTCCTTTGTCTGGGTCATCTGAAATAATGCTGCTTGGCCCCTCTCATCCTCCATGTCAAATATTTACTTTGAATCTCATCAGCATGGCAAAAAagtaatgattaaaaaaaaaaatgagagaaGCCAATTGCGACAGGAGAAGGGGAGGTAAATGATTCGCTTGAGTTATACACTGCATGCGTCACCACCATACAAACCAAAAAACGCCTTATGTTTGAAACCCTGTGAGAAAGGATGGACATTGAGTGGAGGTTGCTGAAGTTGTGCAGCCCCACCGGAGCACCCTGTAACCCACACAGGAAGGCCAGTACCATGTGAGCCGATGTCCATCCCATCACCTTCCTCAAGAGTCTCATTAGAGGTGGCTCTCAGATGGAAAACTCAGACCCAGGACGGCGAGATTGGTTTAAGAACGTGAGGCGGTGCAGACGCAGCCCCGTGAATGGGTTACACCACAGCAGGGAGGGCGGGCCGCCAAATACGGCTTTCATTCCATCCCATCGGGTGCGACGCTCCCAGGTGGGCTTCTCGTTTTTCAGACGTTCGATCTCCTGTAAGACGTTCACTCAGGTTGTAAATCAAACACTTCTTGAAAAGTTGGTTAAAAAAGAACAGCATGACCCATAGCTCTCGGAAGTTGAGCGACatggagttcagaacattcagagactCCTGCTTccctttaaataaataatata
The Doryrhamphus excisus isolate RoL2022-K1 chromosome 12, RoL_Dexc_1.0, whole genome shotgun sequence genome window above contains:
- the nip7 gene encoding 60S ribosome subunit biogenesis protein NIP7 homolog — protein: MRPLTEEETKTLFEKLSKYIGENIKLLVDRPDGTFCFRLHNDRVYYMSERILKLSTNISRAKLVSVGTCFGKFTKAKKFRLHITALDFLAPYAKFKVWVKPGAEQSFLYGNHILKSGLGRITENTMQYQGVVVYSMADVPLGFGVAAKTTQECRRVDPMSIVVFHQADVGEFIRNEDTLT
- the terfa gene encoding telomeric repeat binding factor a produces the protein MADENVGVNHSTDTESIVNRWTFDYYFSLAFELFKTDQYEGFCEIRDVLESILRRPLSSNDVIHAKILVLQLLSRINEGENLDLVFETDSSMTPLESALSLLGNMSERSDVPPEDLESVCASVKEMMVKVFIKNRQFGKAKEVLNKHFSKSADAKKTLFMDLISRRSNKHKVIEEMDLRELKNEVLTFSLNLFTFTVPFFHKAAKRLIEERERQGDDSMAIDEPDVSPTTTQPNKSNLLSDHSLIQKSRLALAYQTLAKCGLAIAFSQLEDIVENEMSETKCLASDKVDTSKDSEHDELFQRHSGSPVEAALAGPHTQTDAPPQSKTGSPQVTTTRKKRQLYTVSKFVIEPDSQPTLLLTASEEQEVPVTVEEPRESETGHKADEDVVTTKRHRRATNTFKKRFSASMAAESAQSEEQSNAAANKQVPQENHHHQTSPNKRSTPSDSDELSLNSEDVVQDSPVNYNTTTPKKPAHHLQKHVQRNTGTRNTDEVLITDTLDSSPPASDSPQQSSTPNNREAKDTGSSYSKWNNLYSKAKESKVVWTYEDDLSNESPDKSSSLGQKKRKWTEEETQKLKEGVKKFGEGNWSKIKSYYSFSDRTNVHLKDRWRTMKKLNMV